The genome window CATGCCGTATGTTGATATTTACCGATGTTATACCATTATTCTCAATGAAATTAATGGTCCATAATGAATGAGGCATTTCCGGGTTCTCGTTTCCGTTCTCATCGCAAAATGCATCTAACCAGGATATTTGTCTGGTCGGCTCGATGCTTTTGTACTCAGCTTTACTCCAATGTGTTTCATTTTCAGGACTGATCATTGCATATAGCCACATTCCTCCCTCTTTAAAGTCCATGGATCTGGTTTCGGTACGGTATGGTTTCGGCGCCCACCATTGATCGAGGAACATTGGTTTTGTCCATGCATTCCAGACAAATTCTACATTTGCAGCGAATTCACGTGTAATATGTACCGTGTTGTTTTCTGTGTTGATCCGGAAGTCGGATAATGGCTTGTTTTTCATTTTTTTTACTTATTGATTGATTTTTTCCAGTTGCTGTAATAATTGTTCCGCCTTCTTTCTGGTCGAATTACGCGAAGAACCTGCCGCATTTCCGATAAAGGTAACAGCTGCTTCTTCATTTTTTAGTTCCTCAAGAAAAGGCTTGATGGCTTCCAGCACTTTTCCTGTTGCAATATTTTTACATTCCTCCGTTTCAAATATATCTTCAGGTATGAGGAAAAATTCGTCGAAAATTTTCTTCCTGTGTTTTTCCTTGTTTTTTGCGATCAATCCGAGCGAAAAAATAACATGATTACAGGAAATAAGCGCCCCGCAATGTAAAATCCCGATAAAAAGATCGAT of Bacteroidales bacterium contains these proteins:
- a CDS encoding SRPBCC domain-containing protein: MKNKPLSDFRINTENNTVHITREFAANVEFVWNAWTKPMFLDQWWAPKPYRTETRSMDFKEGGMWLYAMISPENETHWSKAEYKSIEPTRQISWLDAFCDENGNENPEMPHSLWTINFIENNGITSVNINIRHDRTADLEMLIQMGFKEGINMAFENLDKLLLKL